A DNA window from Branchiostoma lanceolatum isolate klBraLanc5 chromosome 17, klBraLanc5.hap2, whole genome shotgun sequence contains the following coding sequences:
- the LOC136423224 gene encoding neurexin-4-like: MVVQCDVEEGKAITLIGHNSEARTHVVGIENPGAYSRDVTYWNSMEQVRAVVDQSTLCKQQIKYECHGSVIWSSTTPYAWWVTWDGRQADYWGGASPGSGKCACGQSGTCSGRCDCDANDYTWREDSGFLSHKDDLPVTQLRFGDTGDGLEQGYHTLGKLICYP, from the exons ATGGTTGTTCAGTGTGATGTTGAGGAAGGAAAAG CAATTACCCTGATTGGCCACAACAGCGAGGCACGGACACATGTAGTCGGGATTGAGAATCCAGGTGCCTACTCCAGGGATGTGACATACTGGAATAGCATGGAACAAGTGAGAGCTGTGGTGGACCAGTCAACTCTGTGCAAACAGCAAATCAAA TATGAATGCCATGGTTCAGTGATTTGGAGCTCTACCACACCCTACGCCTGGTGGGTGACTTGGGATGGTCGCCAGGCTGACTACTGGGGAGGTGCCAGTCCTGGAAGTGGGAAATGTGCATGTGGACAATCAG GCACATGCTCTGGCAGATGCGACTGTGACGCCAATGATTACACATGGCGTGAGGATTCTGGGTTCCTGTCTCACAAAGATGACCTGCCAGTCACCCAGCTTAGGTTTGGGGATACTGGTGATGGTCTTGAACAGGGTTATCACACCCTGGGGAAACTCATCTGCTACCCCTGA
- the LOC136423256 gene encoding uncharacterized protein — translation MLSNMTFIVCLVFLTTAGFTSGQSTQEVRAHSGYTREGQCSYTFVLPPSSVQQCGSGQGEADLQQIREQMSDMQIKFDELTSDLRQQNDVLEQRLSALEGRNENTTQTDSGGYLPSNCTEVVERSGFNNQAFYVAT, via the exons ATGTTAAGCAACATGACGTTTATTGTCTGTCTAGTGTTCCTCACTACAGCGGGCTTCACATCAGGCCAGTCCACCCAAGAG GTGCGAGCACACAGTGGCTACACGCGGGAGGGGCAGTGTTCCTACACATTTGTGCTTCCCCCGTCCAGCGTGCAGCAGTGTGGTTCGGGGCAGGGAGAGGCCGATCTACAACAGATTCGAGAGCAG ATGAGTGACATGCAAATCAAGTTTGATGAGCTGACTTCAGATCTGAGGCAACAGAATGATGTCCTTGAGCAGAGGCTGTCAGCCCTTGAAGGCCGCAACGAGAACACAACTCAGACTGACTCAGGAG GTTATCTACCGTCCAACTGCACTGAAGTAGTTGAAAGAAGTGGATTCAACAACCAGGCATTCTACGTAGCTACGTGA